A segment of the Vagococcus hydrophili genome:
GTGCACTCATTTCTTCTTTTGATATTTCTTGTCCATGGAAAGGTTTTGGGTGGTCTAAAGAGCCACAAACAACACATGCCTCGCCCTCAATTAAATCTAAACTTAATTTGGCTATTTGAGCTCTGGCTACATCGCTTTTCAATTGTCTCTGTTGTTCTTGTTTCTTTTGCCAAGTTGACATAAGCTCAATCTTCTCAGTTTCAAATGTTGCTAATTTTTCAGATAAAAGAGTCACTTTCTGACATTCCTTTAAATAACCGTGCACTTCTTCTTGCTTTCTAATTAACTCTGCTTCTTGTTTTTCAAGGCTGAAACGCTCTTCAATAACCACTGTTTTAGTTTTTATGAACTCTTTGGAATCTGATATTTTTTTTTCTAAATCCAGTAAGTTTTTCTGCAGAATTTCTTTTTCTTTTGTTAAGAGACTTAACTGTTCCACTGTTGCTTTTTTCTGAACATCAATGAGTTGTTTTTTCTCAAATAAGGGAATACTATCTTGAATTTCTTGCAAGTTTTTACTAGCTATTTTAACTTGCTCTTCTTCCAACGTTAACTGTTCTAATTCAATGTGCTTTTCTTTTAAATCAGCTTCATTGGTTTCAATCCTGTTTCGTAACTCTATCTCTTGTCTTCTAGTTACTTCTAATTGTTCCTTCGATTCACTTAAAGTTTTTATCGTCTCTTCGATTTTTGTTACTTTATTTAGTGTTTCAATATATGTTTTAAGCTCGTTAATTTCTGGTCTTTGCTCATTCAACTTATCTAATTTAACCATTAATTCTTGCTGTTCTTTAAACAACTCAGATAATTTAGTCGCTACTTGGATTTTCAGTTGTATCTTTTTAACCAGCTCATTACTTGTCTCTAATTCTTTAGCCAATTCTGCTGTTTCACTTTTGTACACACTCGCCTGTTCTTCATACAAGGCTAAAATATCTTGGTAGTACATTTCTGCTGTTTTTTGTTCTTCAAATACTTTTTGCCATTCTAACTGTGCGGTTAAAACGATCAGTTCTTGTTTAATATCTTTCAAGTTTGCTTCTTGCTGTTTTTTCTTTTGCCTTAAAATATCTGCTATATTTTGATAAAAATACGTATTAAATAATTTTCTTAACACTTTTTCTTTACTGTCACTGTCTGCATTTAAAAAGCGTCTAAACTCCCCTTGTGGTAACATGACGATTTGTGAGAACTGCTGCTCATTTAATTGAATTAAATCACTTAGAAAAGGTCCCACATCTTTTTGCTTCGTTAGTTGGTTGATTTCTTCTTTATTTTCATCAAAGACAGTCAGATTAACGACGGCACCTTGTTCTCTAAACCCTTCACCTCTTTGCTTTTTCACAAGTTGTTCTGGCTCTCGCATCACTTCATAGGTTTTCTGACCTTGTTTAAAGGTAAAAATGACTTTGGTTTTCTTTCCCATTTCAGCAAAATTTGAGCGCATTTCTTTTCCTTGGCGTAAGCCCCCGACGTACTCCCGTAAAGGGCATAGCACATACCGTCAAAAATTGTTGTTTTCCCTGCCCCTGTTTTTCCAGTAATCAGAAATAAAGACTGAGCATAGAAATTAGAGAAATCAATTAAACTATTTTCATATGGCCCAAAGTTTTCTAATTTTAAGCTAATTGGTTGCATGACTTCCTCCTATTTTTCAGCCCCAGTTTCAATCATGGCTGCTTCCAACCACTGAACCTGTTTTTTGGTTAATTCTTTATCTGTCACTTCTTGATAGTATTTTTTTAATAACTCTTCTGGTTTTAGTTGAACAAAATCCGCTTCTTTTTTGGCTTTTTCTCCTCTAATTCGTTCATTTTGAGTTCTCTCTAAACTAATTAAATGAGGATAAATATGCCTCAACTCATGAATCGCATTAGAAATAACCGTCGTATCTGTTAAAGTTATTGCTAAGTAGTCCTCTCTTTCAACTTGATCGTAAAAGTTAGGATCTGTTAACTCTTTAAAAGATGCTTCTAATCGTTTCACATCTCTTAAAGGTTTTATTTCAACAAAGGTATTCTTTAATTTTTTTTCAGATAGTTCAATAATCCGAACACCTTTTTCTTGTTTCTCCTCAGATAAAGAATACTTCAAAAGTGCCCCACTGTATTGAACCTTTTCAGTTTTGGTAATAGCATTTTTATAATGTAAATGACCGAGTGCAACATAATCAAAATCAAGTAACATATCAATCGGTACGCTGTCTAATCCACCGACTTCAAGGGTTGTTTCTGACTCACTCTTAGTGGCTCCAGCTGCAAAAAAATGACTGACTAATACCTGTTGTTTTTTAGGATTAAAACTTTCTTTCATTTTCTGAATAACTAATTTCATACTAGATTGAATATCGCGAAGACTATCATCTCCAAAATACTGTCTAGCATGAAAAGGTTCAAAATAAGGCAGTAGATAGAATTGAGTGTCTAATATTTCCACAGGTTCAAAGGCCTGACTTAATTGTGTATGTAAATGGAAATCTTGTGTCTTTAACCACGGACTTCCTGTTTCTAAACGTGTAGCACTGTCATGATTACCTGAGATTGCTAAAATTGGATAATTTGCTTTTAAATTCATCTCAACCATCATCTCATTAAACAAAGCAACGGCTTCTACTGAAGGAATGGAGCGATCATATAAATCTCCCGCAATAACAATCCCGTCTACTTGTTCTTTTTTGGCAATTGCCATAATTTCTAAAAAGGCAGCTTGTTGTTCTTCCAATAAAGAAAAGCCATTTAATTTTCTACCAATATGCCAATCTGCTGTATGTAAAAATTTCATCTTGTCCCTCCTAAAAAAGGTCTTCTTACTATTATATCAAATTTATGAACAAATTAACGGAATAATAGACTAAATAAAAAAACTTTCCACAATTACATGTAGAAAGTTCGTTGTTATTTTAAAAAACCAGTTTCTAGGATACGCAATTGTTTTTTCCCATCCACCAACATCTGATCAAAAAAGTGAAGATCAACCACCTTTTGATTCATCATTTTAAGTTTAGCATTTTGTTCAATTTGATTAAAAACCATTAACACTAAACTAACCACATCAGCTACTTGGATCTCTTCTTTAATCGGCATCTTACGAATAATTTGAGCTGTGACTTCATAACTGCTCTCTCTAACCGTCTCAATGTACGTCATAATTTCTTCCTTTAAGTCCAAAGGCAGATGGTCTAAATCGCTGTAAATATCTAACATCAGTTGCATCTCTGCTTGGTATTCTTCCGCTATTTCAAATTTTTTTTTGATAGAATAATCAAATAAGTTAATCAAACTGTCGACCGGAAACTCATTGAAATCAAAGGTCTTTTCTAATCGTCTAATCGCTTCTCTAATTGCCTCGACATATAAATTCTTCTTTGATTTATAGTAGTGAAAAACTAACCCTTTAGACACATCAGCTTTTTCGGCAATGATTTCCATTTTCGTTTTATAGTAACCATTTGTCGCAAACTCTTTTATAGCAACACTCAGCATTTCTTGTTGTCTTTCTTCCATTAAATTTCTAGATCCTTTCTTTGGTAAATTAGAGTCGCTACAGCAAAACAAACCAAACTAATCAACAATAGTATCCCTACTAAACCAAACATAGTATCTTTTTCTAAAATAGCTGCTGGATTGGCTTGTGACATAGGCGAAATGTCTTTTAAAAAGGAAAATTTGTCTTCTAAATCTCCCACAATACCAAACAAATAAAAGATAAACACCAACCCCATACTAATCCCTTGATTCACTTGTTTCAAAAAACTTGAAAGTAAAAAACCAATACTTAGGAAGAATAGTAAAACAAAAAATTCTGTGATAAATATTTGAGAAATTCCTGAGATTATCTCATTTGATGTCATGACACCATGATTAAAAAATAAAGAAGCTCCTATACTAACTAAGAAAGTCACACCCCAAAAGACAATCAGCATACTAATCGTTGCCGCTATTTTTTCTAAAATAATTTTTCTACGACTAACTGGTTGCGCGTATAGAAACTCAATCGTTCCTTCAGTCTCTTCTTTAACCAACATTTTATTGCCTAACATAATAGAAAAAATACTGGCAGCAATAAAAATATACTGAAAAACATAAGCAAAAAAGCCAGTCGTTTCAACCAAACTAGGTCCACTATTCAAATGAAAAGCTTTCAACATATTTTGTGGCAATGTTTCTAACTTCGTGGTCATCATTTCTTTCATGCCTGAGGTTTCCATTGAAGGAAAGATACTCATAAACACCGTAATAATCACAGATAAAGCAATAGTCCAAACCAAGATATTCTTTTTATTATTTTGCCATTCGATTTTAAATATTGTCATCTTCCTCACCCCTACTCATACATTGATAGAAATTTATCTTCTAAATCAAGTGGTTTTATTTCTAAGTCTTCCACATGATGTTTAGCTAAAAGCTGAATCAATTGATCTAGCTCTTGATTAAAAATAAATT
Coding sequences within it:
- a CDS encoding AAA family ATPase, which gives rise to MQPISLKLENFGPYENSLIDFSNFYAQSLFLITGKTGAGKTTIFDGMCYALYGSTSGAYAKEKKCAQILLKWERKPKSFLPLNKVRKPMK
- a CDS encoding ABC transporter permease subunit, with amino-acid sequence MTIFKIEWQNNKKNILVWTIALSVIITVFMSIFPSMETSGMKEMMTTKLETLPQNMLKAFHLNSGPSLVETTGFFAYVFQYIFIAASIFSIMLGNKMLVKEETEGTIEFLYAQPVSRRKIILEKIAATISMLIVFWGVTFLVSIGASLFFNHGVMTSNEIISGISQIFITEFFVLLFFLSIGFLLSSFLKQVNQGISMGLVFIFYLFGIVGDLEDKFSFLKDISPMSQANPAAILEKDTMFGLVGILLLISLVCFAVATLIYQRKDLEI
- a CDS encoding TetR/AcrR family transcriptional regulator — encoded protein: MEERQQEMLSVAIKEFATNGYYKTKMEIIAEKADVSKGLVFHYYKSKKNLYVEAIREAIRRLEKTFDFNEFPVDSLINLFDYSIKKKFEIAEEYQAEMQLMLDIYSDLDHLPLDLKEEIMTYIETVRESSYEVTAQIIRKMPIKEEIQVADVVSLVLMVFNQIEQNAKLKMMNQKVVDLHFFDQMLVDGKKQLRILETGFLK
- a CDS encoding exonuclease SbcCD subunit D yields the protein MKFLHTADWHIGRKLNGFSLLEEQQAAFLEIMAIAKKEQVDGIVIAGDLYDRSIPSVEAVALFNEMMVEMNLKANYPILAISGNHDSATRLETGSPWLKTQDFHLHTQLSQAFEPVEILDTQFYLLPYFEPFHARQYFGDDSLRDIQSSMKLVIQKMKESFNPKKQQVLVSHFFAAGATKSESETTLEVGGLDSVPIDMLLDFDYVALGHLHYKNAITKTEKVQYSGALLKYSLSEEKQEKGVRIIELSEKKLKNTFVEIKPLRDVKRLEASFKELTDPNFYDQVEREDYLAITLTDTTVISNAIHELRHIYPHLISLERTQNERIRGEKAKKEADFVQLKPEELLKKYYQEVTDKELTKKQVQWLEAAMIETGAEK